In Mycolicibacterium gilvum, the following are encoded in one genomic region:
- a CDS encoding STAS domain-containing protein, which translates to MEGELNNQAEGRQAQTCSVTVDVKRSPTNKSVIYVSGELLRGATATMRRVVANELNRSPALLALDLTGVNRIDAEGIDALVSAATQAGESDISFCLVGVHGHPVGTALADAELTELFEIVAADSDT; encoded by the coding sequence TTGGAGGGTGAATTGAACAATCAGGCGGAAGGACGGCAAGCACAAACCTGCTCCGTCACCGTCGACGTGAAGCGATCCCCAACCAACAAGAGCGTCATATACGTCAGCGGTGAGCTGCTCCGCGGAGCAACCGCGACGATGCGCCGGGTCGTGGCCAATGAATTGAACCGATCGCCGGCACTATTGGCGCTCGATCTGACCGGGGTGAACCGCATCGACGCCGAGGGAATCGATGCCTTGGTATCGGCGGCGACGCAAGCCGGCGAATCCGATATCTCGTTCTGCCTCGTCGGGGTGCACGGACACCCTGTCGGGACCGCGCTCGCCGACGCCGAGCTGACGGAACTCTTTGAGATCGTCGCAGCAGACAGCGACACGTAA
- a CDS encoding DUF1931 family protein has translation MTHPSGIPVFERFFRSVASIKIDKNDVRRFREFVDEQIDDIAIAGRNSAKWNGRDVIVAQDLPITKGIQERMREFDKLEEAEEIRELLRQVVRQPPGEVTFGEDTEQLLPELFGGLSIALARSFRVVDPTVSNPSTEHWNRVFTLFRMVF, from the coding sequence GTGACCCATCCGTCGGGTATTCCGGTGTTCGAACGGTTCTTCCGCTCGGTCGCAAGTATCAAGATCGACAAGAACGACGTACGTCGCTTCCGCGAATTCGTCGACGAGCAGATCGATGACATTGCCATTGCCGGGCGCAACTCGGCCAAGTGGAACGGGCGTGACGTGATCGTGGCGCAGGACCTTCCGATCACCAAGGGCATTCAGGAACGAATGCGCGAGTTCGACAAGCTCGAGGAGGCCGAGGAGATCCGCGAGCTGCTGCGCCAGGTGGTGCGGCAACCACCTGGGGAGGTTACGTTCGGCGAGGACACCGAGCAGCTGCTGCCAGAGCTGTTCGGCGGGTTGAGCATCGCGCTGGCTCGTTCGTTTCGCGTAGTGGACCCAACGGTGTCCAACCCGTCGACTGAGCACTGGAACCGGGTGTTCACGCTATTCCGGATGGTGTTCTGA
- a CDS encoding Hsp20/alpha crystallin family protein: MTLSVKGSAGQAQWRPFREFENLYAEMDRLAQSVFGGLTGEGAWLPAADVVETDSAYVIEVELPGVRREDVDVELNGDELVVTGEVKERKREGLFRRRTRRVGEFEFRVTLPGYRRDGDIEASMAHGVLTVHVPKAESAKSSKITVRESGNGSP, translated from the coding sequence ATGACTCTGTCCGTGAAAGGTTCTGCTGGTCAGGCGCAGTGGCGCCCGTTTCGCGAGTTCGAGAATCTCTATGCGGAGATGGATCGGCTGGCGCAGTCGGTATTCGGAGGCCTCACCGGTGAGGGTGCCTGGTTGCCGGCGGCCGACGTCGTAGAGACCGACAGCGCTTATGTCATCGAAGTCGAACTTCCGGGTGTGCGACGCGAGGACGTCGACGTCGAGCTGAACGGCGACGAGTTGGTGGTAACCGGCGAGGTGAAGGAGCGCAAGCGCGAGGGTCTGTTCCGCCGCCGGACCCGACGAGTCGGTGAGTTCGAGTTTCGCGTCACGCTGCCGGGCTACCGTCGGGACGGCGACATCGAGGCGTCGATGGCGCATGGCGTGCTGACCGTTCATGTACCCAAAGCGGAAAGCGCCAAGTCAAGCAAGATCACGGTGCGTGAGTCGGGCAACGGCTCACCCTAG